GAGATCGCCTCCTTCGGCGGCTTCCTGGGACGCAAGGGCGATGGTGAGCCGGGGGTCAAAAGCCTCTGGATCGGGCTGCGCAGACTCTTCGACTTCACTCTCGCTTTCCAGACCCTCCGAGATGTGGGTAATGCGTAGCCCTTGCGGGGAGGGGCCGGGGGAGGGGGTCGCCGTCCCCTCTCAGTCGACCCGCACCAGCCGCAGCACGGTGTTCCCCATGCGCAGGGTGTCGCCCGGCTCCAGGGGGTGCTCCTGGTGGGGGGGGATGGGGGTGTCGTTCACGTAGGTGCGGTTCTTGGAGTCCAGGTCCACGACGGTGGCGCGGCCGCCGGAGACGCGGACGCGGGCGTGCTGGCTGGACATGTAGCGGTCGCCCAGCGCCACCACGCCGTCGGCGGGCTTGCGGCCCAGCACGGTCTCGCCGCGCACCTGCACCGGCTCGCGCAGCACCTCCGACTGCACCACCTCCAGCAGGGCGGTGTCCAGGGGGGCGGCACGGGCGGGGGCGCGGTGCCCGGCCACCAGGGGGCGGCCCAGCTCCGGGGCGGCGGGGGCGGCGCCCGGCTTCCGGTCGGCGGGGGCCTCCAGCCCCAGCGGCTTCACGAAGGCGAACTCGCGCTTGGTGTCCAGCAGGACGATCTCCACGCGCAGCCCCGCCCGGGCGATCCCGTTGTCCTGCGCCCACTGGGCGGCGAAGCGGCGGAGGTG
Above is a window of Longimicrobiaceae bacterium DNA encoding:
- a CDS encoding IS4 family transposase, translating into EIASFGGFLGRKGDGEPGVKSLWIGLRRLFDFTLAFQTLRDVGNA
- a CDS encoding FHA domain-containing protein, which encodes MISLLRKFFQPTLRQQLEEGVREALRRYADRRSAPDLRVFVSTDLVPRGVDPALWSRDEEDHLRRFAAQWAQDNGIARAGLRVEIVLLDTKREFAFVKPLGLEAPADRKPGAAPAAPELGRPLVAGHRAPARAAPLDTALLEVVQSEVLREPVQVRGETVLGRKPADGVVALGDRYMSSQHARVRVSGGRATVVDLDSKNRTYVNDTPIPPHQEHPLEPGDTLRMGNTVLRLVRVD